Proteins from one Labrenzia sp. CE80 genomic window:
- a CDS encoding sugar transferase, with protein MPPVALVDRTPPNGAKRQTPHMAISHALPDGRRYARLKRLFDIVGAVLGIVLLAPLMAGIAVAIKVNSAGPVLFRQTRHGLNGSTFTALKFRSMYVDLGDTSGRLQTVRDDPRITPVGRFLRKSNFDELPQLFNVLKGEMSLVGPRPHVPGMLAANLPYEEFDPRYHQRHRIKPGITGLAQVNGCRGETKDPHAARMRLDYDLAYVARHSPLLDIKIIFKTIVHEFFKGNGY; from the coding sequence GTGCCTCCAGTCGCACTTGTCGATAGAACTCCGCCAAATGGTGCGAAGCGCCAAACGCCGCATATGGCAATTTCACACGCCTTGCCGGATGGGCGACGCTACGCCCGTCTGAAGCGGCTGTTTGACATTGTCGGGGCGGTGCTTGGCATCGTGTTGCTCGCGCCGCTGATGGCGGGGATTGCCGTTGCGATCAAGGTGAACAGCGCCGGACCGGTTCTCTTCCGGCAGACGCGTCACGGCCTCAATGGATCGACCTTCACGGCGCTCAAGTTCAGATCCATGTACGTTGATCTTGGTGATACAAGCGGGCGGCTGCAGACCGTACGGGACGATCCACGGATCACGCCGGTCGGACGTTTTCTGCGCAAGAGCAACTTCGACGAGCTGCCACAGCTGTTCAATGTCCTGAAGGGCGAAATGTCCCTGGTCGGGCCACGCCCCCATGTGCCGGGCATGCTGGCCGCCAATCTACCTTATGAAGAATTCGATCCGCGCTATCATCAACGCCACCGGATCAAGCCCGGCATCACCGGGCTTGCGCAGGTCAACGGCTGTCGCGGTGAGACCAAGGATCCCCATGCCGCGCGGATGCGACTGGACTACGACCTTGCCTATGTCGCGCGTCACTCGCCGCTTCTCGACATCAAGATCATCTTCAAGACGATTGTTCACGAGTTCTTCAAGGGCAACGGCTACTAG
- a CDS encoding manganese/iron ABC transporter ATP-binding protein, with protein sequence MDKRTRVVIGSEVLNEGEAGLSARHVTVTYRNGVTALSDASFTVPRGSIAALVGVNGAGKSTLFKAIMAFLPLAGGEIRILGWPVKAALKEGIVAYVPQAEEVDWSFPVLVEDVVMMGRYGRMGFLRIPSAADRKAVDHALQRVGMSDFRKRQIGELSGGQRKRVFLARALAQDGQVILLDEPFTGVDVQTEEAIIKLLRELRDEGRVMLVSTHNLGSVPEFCDQTVLVKGTVLNYGPTETTFTRENLEVAFGGVLRHFVLGGADLHDDDDARAVTIITDDERPVVMYDDKTRTLAQSDAGPTDTAVAENAEEAS encoded by the coding sequence GTGGACAAACGGACGCGTGTTGTGATCGGTAGCGAAGTGTTGAATGAGGGCGAAGCCGGTCTGTCGGCGAGACATGTCACGGTGACTTACCGAAATGGCGTGACGGCATTGAGTGATGCCAGTTTTACGGTGCCGCGGGGATCAATTGCCGCCCTAGTTGGCGTCAATGGGGCTGGAAAATCGACCCTTTTCAAGGCGATCATGGCGTTTCTTCCGCTGGCCGGCGGCGAGATCCGCATTCTGGGCTGGCCCGTGAAAGCGGCGCTGAAAGAGGGCATTGTTGCCTATGTGCCTCAAGCAGAGGAAGTCGATTGGTCTTTCCCAGTGCTGGTCGAGGATGTGGTCATGATGGGCCGCTATGGCCGCATGGGCTTCTTGCGCATACCCTCGGCCGCTGATCGGAAGGCTGTTGACCATGCATTGCAACGCGTTGGCATGTCCGACTTCCGAAAGCGACAGATTGGCGAGCTTTCAGGCGGTCAGCGCAAGCGCGTGTTTCTCGCCCGCGCCCTGGCCCAGGACGGGCAGGTGATTTTGCTCGACGAACCCTTTACCGGCGTGGACGTGCAGACGGAGGAGGCAATCATCAAACTCCTTCGCGAGTTGCGCGACGAGGGGCGTGTTATGCTTGTATCGACCCACAATCTCGGTTCCGTTCCCGAGTTCTGCGACCAAACGGTTTTGGTGAAGGGCACGGTGCTCAACTATGGTCCCACGGAAACCACCTTCACTCGCGAAAATCTCGAAGTTGCCTTCGGCGGGGTGCTGAGGCATTTCGTTCTGGGCGGCGCTGACTTGCATGACGATGACGATGCCCGCGCGGTGACAATCATCACCGACGATGAGCGGCCCGTGGTCATGTATGACGACAAGACGCGAACGCTGGCCCAGTCGGATGCGGGTCCCACGGACACTGCCGTTGCAGAGAATGCGGAAGAGGCGTCGTGA
- the aroQ gene encoding type II 3-dehydroquinate dehydratase, whose amino-acid sequence MQTVYILNGPNLNLLGKRQPEIYGKETLQDIEVACSQIVEANGLKVRFLQSNAEHQLIDWIHEAREDACGIIINPAAYTHTSVALLDALSTFEGPVFEVHISNVHKRESFRHHSYVSLRADGVIAGCGSQGYELALLRLIRLLSS is encoded by the coding sequence TTGCAAACCGTCTATATCTTGAATGGCCCAAACCTGAATCTGCTGGGAAAGCGTCAGCCGGAGATCTACGGCAAGGAAACACTTCAGGATATTGAGGTGGCCTGCAGCCAGATCGTCGAGGCCAATGGCTTGAAAGTCCGCTTTCTGCAAAGCAATGCGGAACACCAGCTGATCGATTGGATCCATGAGGCCCGGGAAGACGCCTGCGGCATCATCATAAATCCCGCAGCCTATACGCATACGTCAGTGGCCCTTCTGGATGCGCTCAGCACTTTCGAAGGCCCGGTGTTCGAGGTGCATATTTCCAACGTGCACAAGCGAGAGAGCTTTCGCCATCACTCCTATGTGTCTCTACGGGCTGACGGCGTCATCGCCGGCTGTGGTTCGCAGGGTTACGAGTTGGCGCTTCTGAGGCTCATTCGCCTGCTCAGCTCATGA
- a CDS encoding FixH family protein, with product MTTTHQGAMPKDPKAFTGRTVLFWLFGFFAVIFAANAVFIWLAVGSFPGVVVESSYKAGQAYNQEIADAKAQSERGWQVKADLTRAANGGASLKVEARDKLGAPLTGLAFVAHLNHPTHDGVDLDVALVEGESGVYTGAADTLAAGNWNMVLDAESANERLFRSENRIFLSE from the coding sequence ATGACCACGACGCATCAAGGCGCTATGCCCAAAGATCCCAAGGCCTTCACCGGGCGCACCGTTCTCTTCTGGCTGTTCGGTTTCTTTGCCGTCATCTTTGCGGCGAATGCCGTGTTCATCTGGCTGGCTGTCGGATCCTTCCCGGGTGTTGTTGTCGAGAGCTCCTACAAGGCAGGGCAGGCCTACAATCAGGAAATCGCCGATGCCAAAGCCCAGTCTGAACGCGGATGGCAGGTGAAAGCAGATCTGACGCGTGCAGCAAACGGCGGGGCCTCGCTAAAGGTCGAGGCGCGAGACAAGCTCGGCGCCCCGCTGACCGGACTGGCCTTTGTCGCCCATCTCAATCATCCGACCCATGACGGCGTGGATCTTGACGTCGCACTGGTTGAGGGCGAGAGCGGTGTCTATACCGGAGCAGCCGATACACTGGCGGCAGGAAACTGGAATATGGTGCTGGACGCGGAAAGTGCCAACGAACGCCTGTTCAGATCCGAGAACCGCATTTTCCTTTCCGAGTGA
- a CDS encoding response regulator yields the protein MSVDLSSLTFLLVEDSAYMRTILRTMLQGFGARRIVEAEDGASGLEAMDRANPDILIMDWVMPILDGADMVRMIRSPNNPFAYIPIIMVTAHTERSRIVEARRLGVHELLSKPISAKALYQRVSSVVLHPRDFIKTATYFGPAPREIRNRQKIWQGAPGGPGDPNGPQGGQPKPDVAAIG from the coding sequence GTGAGTGTTGATCTTTCTTCACTGACGTTTTTGCTGGTCGAAGACAGTGCATATATGCGTACGATCCTGCGCACGATGTTGCAGGGTTTTGGCGCGCGTCGCATTGTCGAGGCTGAAGACGGCGCGTCCGGTCTGGAAGCGATGGACCGTGCAAACCCCGATATTCTGATTATGGACTGGGTCATGCCGATCCTCGACGGCGCGGATATGGTGCGCATGATCCGCAGTCCAAACAATCCCTTCGCATATATTCCGATCATCATGGTGACGGCGCACACGGAGCGCAGCCGGATCGTTGAAGCCCGGCGGTTGGGTGTACACGAACTTCTGTCGAAGCCTATCTCGGCAAAAGCGCTCTATCAGCGTGTATCCAGTGTGGTTCTTCATCCGCGAGACTTTATCAAGACCGCGACCTACTTCGGTCCCGCGCCGCGCGAAATTCGCAATCGCCAGAAAATATGGCAGGGCGCACCCGGTGGTCCAGGTGATCCGAATGGGCCACAAGGCGGTCAGCCGAAACCTGATGTCGCAGCCATCGGATAA
- a CDS encoding metal ABC transporter permease translates to METLLLPFSYGYMTNAMWVSALVGGVCAFLSAYLMLKGWSLIGDALSHSIVPGVAGAYMLGLPFALGAFLSGGLAAGSMLFLNQRTGLKEDAIIGIIFTSFFGLGLFMVSVSPVPVSVNTIIMGNILAITPEDTLQLAIIGFVSLTVLLLKWKDLMVAFFDENHARSIGLKPERLRFIFFVLLSASCVAALQTVGAFLVIAMVVTPGATAYLLTDRFPKLLAMSVAIGAVTSFTGAYLSFFLDGATGGIIITLQTLIFLLVFVFAPKHGLLAAKRRAAQALRAAETGGA, encoded by the coding sequence ATGGAAACCCTGCTGCTACCTTTCAGCTACGGCTATATGACCAATGCCATGTGGGTGAGTGCGCTGGTGGGCGGCGTCTGCGCTTTTCTGTCCGCCTACTTGATGCTCAAGGGCTGGTCCCTGATTGGCGACGCGCTCAGCCATTCGATCGTGCCAGGTGTTGCCGGTGCCTACATGCTCGGGCTGCCTTTTGCGCTCGGCGCATTCCTGTCCGGCGGTCTGGCCGCCGGATCCATGCTGTTTCTCAATCAGCGCACGGGCCTTAAGGAAGATGCGATCATCGGCATCATTTTCACCAGTTTCTTCGGCCTCGGGCTGTTCATGGTGTCGGTCTCGCCGGTCCCGGTCTCGGTGAACACCATCATCATGGGAAATATCTTGGCGATCACGCCGGAGGACACACTCCAGCTTGCGATCATAGGCTTTGTCTCGCTCACCGTTCTTCTGCTCAAGTGGAAGGATCTCATGGTTGCCTTCTTCGATGAGAACCATGCACGGTCCATCGGGCTGAAGCCGGAACGCCTGCGTTTCATCTTTTTCGTGTTGCTTTCCGCGTCCTGCGTCGCGGCCCTGCAGACGGTTGGTGCATTCCTGGTGATTGCCATGGTGGTCACGCCAGGAGCGACGGCCTACCTTTTGACCGACCGGTTTCCAAAGCTTCTGGCGATGAGTGTCGCCATCGGCGCGGTGACGAGCTTCACCGGCGCCTATCTCTCGTTCTTCCTGGATGGCGCGACCGGCGGCATCATCATCACCCTGCAGACATTGATCTTCCTGCTGGTCTTTGTCTTTGCGCCCAAGCATGGCCTGCTGGCCGCCAAGAGACGCGCTGCGCAGGCTTTGCGCGCGGCAGAAACGGGAGGCGCCTGA
- the hemA gene encoding 5-aminolevulinate synthase → MNYEETFERAIDALRDEKRYRVFADLERVAGEFPKAVWRAENGLERDITVWCSNDYLGMGQNPAVIAALTQAAEQMGAGAGGTRNISGTNHPLVQLERELADLHRKDAALVFTSGFVSNEASISTIAKLLPDCLILSDQLNHASMIAGVRGSGTAKQVWRHNDLEHLEDLLKAAGNERAKLIVFESVYSMDGDIAPIEQIADLADKYNAMTYIDEVHAVGMYGERGAGICERDGVMDRIDVIEGTMAKAFGVMGGYITARQSIVDAVRSYAPGFIFTTAIPPSLAAAACTSIRHLKTSQSERTAHQRQAQHTKEALSAAGLPVMLSETHIVPVLVANPDLCKKASDMLLDKHGIYIQPINYPTVPRGTERLRITPTPLHDDALIDHLKHALIDVWDVLGLPKGTVDADCNIVDANGNVAQAIYPAAGG, encoded by the coding sequence ATGAACTACGAAGAAACCTTTGAACGTGCGATTGACGCCCTTCGGGATGAAAAGCGCTATCGGGTTTTCGCCGATCTGGAGAGGGTCGCCGGGGAATTTCCAAAAGCAGTTTGGCGCGCCGAGAATGGCCTCGAGCGCGACATTACGGTCTGGTGTTCCAACGACTACCTGGGAATGGGTCAGAACCCTGCCGTTATTGCTGCCTTGACGCAAGCTGCCGAGCAAATGGGCGCAGGCGCTGGCGGCACCCGGAATATTTCAGGCACCAACCACCCCCTGGTACAGCTCGAACGCGAGCTTGCCGACCTTCACCGCAAGGACGCGGCGCTCGTCTTCACGTCCGGTTTTGTGTCCAACGAAGCCTCGATTTCGACCATCGCAAAATTGCTGCCTGATTGCCTCATCCTCTCCGACCAACTCAATCATGCATCCATGATTGCCGGCGTACGCGGATCGGGCACTGCCAAGCAGGTGTGGCGCCACAACGATCTGGAACACCTGGAAGACCTTCTCAAGGCGGCCGGCAATGAGCGAGCAAAGCTGATCGTGTTTGAATCCGTCTATTCGATGGATGGCGACATCGCCCCGATCGAGCAGATCGCCGACCTTGCCGACAAGTACAACGCCATGACCTACATCGACGAGGTACACGCCGTAGGCATGTATGGCGAGCGCGGTGCAGGCATCTGCGAACGCGACGGGGTGATGGACCGCATCGACGTGATCGAAGGCACCATGGCCAAGGCATTTGGCGTGATGGGCGGCTATATCACGGCACGGCAGTCAATTGTTGACGCGGTACGTTCCTATGCGCCGGGGTTCATCTTCACCACTGCTATTCCACCGAGTCTTGCAGCTGCCGCCTGCACGTCGATTCGCCACCTCAAAACATCGCAGAGCGAGCGCACTGCGCATCAGCGCCAGGCCCAACACACAAAAGAGGCGCTGAGCGCAGCTGGCCTTCCCGTGATGCTGTCTGAGACCCATATCGTGCCCGTGCTGGTCGCCAATCCTGACCTTTGCAAGAAGGCCAGCGACATGCTGCTGGACAAGCACGGCATCTACATCCAGCCCATCAATTATCCAACGGTTCCGCGTGGAACCGAACGTTTGCGGATCACACCAACACCGCTTCACGACGATGCGCTGATCGACCATCTGAAGCACGCCCTCATCGATGTCTGGGACGTGCTTGGACTGCCGAAGGGCACGGTAGATGCGGACTGCAATATCGTTGATGCCAATGGCAACGTGGCCCAGGCGATTTATCCGGCAGCAGGCGGTTAA
- a CDS encoding cation-translocating P-type ATPase gives MNVHARDWDAFVTPAEEGAVHMDLAVEGITCAACMGEIERGLSRLPGIRKARVNLTSQRLAVDWDTGQTGADEIVAELSRLGYTAHPFDPASQKDRQDQTGKNLLRCMAVAGFAGMNIMLLSVSVWSGNATDITPETRDFFHWLSALIALPTVAYSGRPFFKSAFTALRAGRLNMDVPIVIGVTLAVGLSLIQTMQHQHHAYFESAVMLLFFLLVGRYLDHNMRGRTRSFAENIAALKAEVAARIGSDGSVREVPLSKIKPGDMVLVMAGDRVPVDGVVFDGRSEIDQSLVTGETILHAVGKGAQVYAGTLNGDGTLKVRVSTATGATLLDEVNRLLETATQAKSLYVRLADRAAQLYAPIVHGAAAVTFAGWMFAGADWQPALVIAISVLIITCPCALGLAVPAVQVVASGQLFKSGVLLNSGDAIERLSDVDTIVFDKTGTLTTAEPCLLDNGQLSYELLALAGRLALSSRHPLSSALVKASGALRPFGSVSETPGAGIEATVDGVALRLGSPAFCSVPDAEIGALLKMHPGASVIAVKHGAEPAVLLPLRQSLRQDAAAVMRELSGLGYQLEILSGDRKGAVRAVAEELGLANWQAEVKPGDKIAHLEALKQQGRKVLMVGDGLNDAPALAGAHVSLSPVTAVHLSQAAADAVFLGDKLQPVADALQISRRARKAIEQNLWISALYNVVAVPIAVAGLVTPLMAAVAMSASSIAVTANALRLRWGEGGSTRSEL, from the coding sequence ATGAACGTTCACGCACGCGATTGGGATGCTTTCGTAACCCCCGCCGAAGAGGGCGCGGTGCATATGGATCTGGCGGTGGAGGGGATCACCTGCGCCGCCTGCATGGGGGAGATTGAACGCGGTCTCTCACGCCTTCCTGGCATACGCAAGGCCAGGGTCAATCTGACCAGCCAGCGGCTTGCGGTGGATTGGGACACAGGTCAGACCGGCGCCGATGAAATCGTCGCCGAGCTGTCAAGGCTTGGCTATACCGCCCATCCCTTTGATCCGGCGAGCCAGAAAGACCGCCAGGACCAGACCGGCAAGAACCTTTTGCGATGTATGGCTGTGGCCGGATTTGCAGGCATGAACATCATGCTGCTCTCTGTTTCCGTCTGGTCTGGAAACGCCACCGACATAACACCTGAAACCCGCGATTTCTTCCATTGGCTCTCGGCACTGATTGCCCTGCCGACGGTTGCCTATTCCGGCAGGCCGTTCTTCAAGAGTGCGTTTACCGCTTTGCGGGCAGGACGGCTGAACATGGATGTGCCGATCGTCATCGGCGTCACGCTGGCGGTCGGGCTGTCCCTGATCCAGACCATGCAGCATCAGCATCACGCCTATTTCGAATCCGCGGTGATGTTGCTGTTCTTCCTTTTGGTTGGCCGCTATCTGGATCACAACATGCGCGGCCGTACGCGCTCATTTGCCGAGAACATAGCTGCCCTGAAGGCTGAAGTTGCAGCGCGCATTGGATCAGATGGCTCGGTGCGCGAGGTTCCTTTATCCAAGATTAAACCGGGCGACATGGTTCTGGTAATGGCCGGTGACCGGGTTCCAGTCGACGGTGTCGTCTTTGATGGAAGGTCGGAAATCGACCAGAGCCTCGTGACCGGCGAAACCATTTTGCATGCAGTCGGAAAGGGCGCCCAGGTCTATGCCGGCACCCTGAACGGCGATGGGACGCTAAAGGTACGCGTCAGCACTGCTACAGGTGCGACGCTGCTGGATGAAGTCAATCGACTGCTGGAGACGGCAACCCAGGCAAAATCCCTCTATGTCAGGTTGGCCGACCGTGCCGCTCAGCTTTATGCCCCAATCGTGCACGGTGCAGCAGCGGTGACCTTTGCTGGCTGGATGTTCGCCGGGGCAGATTGGCAGCCCGCGCTGGTGATTGCGATCTCTGTCTTGATCATCACATGCCCCTGTGCCCTGGGTCTTGCAGTTCCGGCGGTACAGGTCGTGGCCTCTGGCCAGCTCTTCAAATCAGGGGTCTTGTTGAACTCCGGCGATGCGATCGAACGCTTGTCGGATGTGGATACGATTGTTTTCGACAAGACCGGAACCCTGACCACCGCCGAACCCTGCCTGCTGGATAATGGGCAGTTATCTTATGAGCTTCTGGCACTTGCCGGACGCTTGGCGCTTTCAAGCCGCCATCCTCTGTCATCGGCATTGGTCAAGGCGAGTGGTGCGCTTCGGCCGTTTGGGTCTGTCTCGGAGACACCTGGCGCAGGGATCGAGGCCACGGTCGACGGAGTGGCTCTTCGCCTCGGAAGTCCAGCATTTTGCAGCGTTCCGGATGCGGAAATAGGTGCGCTGTTGAAAATGCATCCCGGAGCCTCGGTGATCGCCGTTAAGCACGGCGCTGAACCGGCCGTGCTTTTGCCGTTACGCCAGTCGCTGCGGCAAGACGCTGCAGCTGTCATGAGAGAATTGTCCGGGCTGGGTTACCAGCTTGAAATTCTGTCCGGCGACCGGAAAGGGGCTGTTCGGGCCGTGGCAGAGGAACTTGGACTTGCCAACTGGCAGGCTGAGGTGAAGCCCGGCGACAAGATCGCCCATCTCGAGGCGCTGAAGCAGCAAGGGCGGAAGGTGCTTATGGTCGGAGACGGTCTAAATGACGCGCCTGCGCTGGCCGGTGCACATGTGTCTTTGTCGCCCGTCACCGCAGTTCATCTGTCTCAGGCCGCCGCAGACGCGGTCTTTCTGGGCGATAAATTGCAGCCGGTGGCTGATGCCCTTCAAATCTCGCGACGGGCGCGCAAAGCAATTGAGCAAAATCTCTGGATCTCCGCGCTGTATAATGTTGTCGCGGTTCCAATTGCCGTCGCCGGTCTGGTCACACCACTGATGGCGGCGGTCGCCATGTCGGCGTCTTCGATTGCGGTAACGGCAAACGCCCTTCGCCTGCGATGGGGAGAGGGCGGTTCGACCCGCTCGGAGCTTTGA
- a CDS encoding UDP-glucose/GDP-mannose dehydrogenase family protein gives MRVAMIGTGYVGLVSGACFADFGHVVTCIDKDASKIDALNSGEIPIYEPGLQQLVAKNVDEERLFFTTDPKTAIAEADAVFIAVGTPTRRGDGHADLSYVYAASEEIAGLLDGFTVVVTKSTVPVGTGDEVEAIIAKTNPDAKFAVVSNPEFLREGAAISDFKRPDRVVVGTDSEDAAKVMRELYRPLFLNETPIIVTQRRTSELIKYAANAFLAVKITFINEIADLCEKVGANVQEVSRGIGLDNRIGNKFLHAGPGYGGSCFPKDTLALSKIGQDAGSELKIVDSVIEVNSARKKKMADKVIAHMGGDVSGKTIALLGLAFKPNTDDMREAPSIDIVAKLQEAGAKIRAYDPASMDEASHLMSDVLFCDGPYHAIENADAVVIVTEWDQFRALDLDRVRETLTAPNVIDLRNIYQSDYMIERGFKYTSVGRAY, from the coding sequence ATGCGCGTTGCAATGATTGGAACCGGCTATGTCGGGCTTGTGTCCGGTGCCTGTTTTGCCGACTTCGGCCATGTGGTCACTTGTATCGACAAGGATGCGAGCAAGATCGATGCCCTGAACAGTGGCGAGATCCCGATCTATGAACCGGGCCTGCAACAGCTGGTGGCCAAGAACGTCGATGAAGAGCGCCTGTTCTTCACCACAGATCCGAAGACCGCCATTGCCGAAGCGGATGCAGTCTTCATTGCCGTTGGCACCCCCACCCGCCGCGGCGACGGCCATGCGGATCTGTCCTATGTCTATGCTGCGTCCGAAGAGATCGCCGGGCTTCTCGATGGCTTTACGGTTGTCGTCACCAAGTCGACCGTGCCGGTCGGCACCGGCGATGAGGTCGAGGCGATCATTGCCAAGACCAATCCCGACGCGAAGTTTGCCGTTGTCTCCAATCCGGAATTCCTGCGTGAAGGCGCTGCCATCAGCGACTTCAAGCGTCCGGACCGGGTGGTCGTGGGCACGGACAGCGAGGACGCTGCCAAGGTCATGCGCGAGCTCTACCGGCCGCTGTTCCTGAATGAGACCCCGATCATCGTCACCCAGCGTCGCACGTCCGAGCTGATCAAATATGCCGCCAACGCCTTCCTGGCAGTGAAGATCACTTTCATCAACGAGATCGCGGACCTTTGCGAGAAGGTCGGCGCCAATGTGCAGGAAGTCTCCCGCGGCATCGGGCTCGACAACCGCATCGGCAACAAGTTCCTGCATGCAGGTCCCGGCTATGGTGGCTCCTGTTTTCCCAAGGACACGCTGGCGTTGTCCAAGATCGGCCAGGACGCAGGCTCGGAGCTGAAGATCGTCGACAGCGTGATCGAGGTGAATTCGGCACGCAAGAAGAAGATGGCTGACAAGGTGATTGCCCACATGGGCGGCGACGTCAGCGGCAAGACCATCGCCCTCCTCGGCCTTGCCTTCAAGCCAAACACCGACGACATGCGCGAAGCCCCCTCCATCGACATTGTCGCCAAGCTGCAAGAGGCTGGCGCCAAGATCCGCGCCTATGACCCCGCCTCCATGGACGAAGCCTCGCACCTGATGAGCGATGTTCTGTTCTGTGACGGGCCCTATCACGCCATCGAAAACGCCGATGCGGTTGTCATTGTCACCGAGTGGGACCAGTTCCGCGCGCTCGACCTCGACCGGGTCCGCGAGACGCTCACCGCACCCAATGTCATCGACCTCAGGAACATCTACCAGAGCGATTACATGATCGAACGCGGCTTCAAATACACAAGCGTTGGACGGGCGTATTAA
- a CDS encoding metal ABC transporter substrate-binding protein codes for MKYAWSKYVLGAAVVAGCVAGSSAIADEKLKVVTTFTVLADMAKNVAGDAAIVESVTKPGAEIHGYQPTPKDLIRAQDADLILWNGMNLELWFEQFLSNLKDLPSATLSDGISPISIHEGSYEGKPNPHAWMSQENALIYVDNIRDAMAAQDPDNAEIYAANAEAYKARIRETIEPLKQMISEVPEDQRWLATCEGAFSYLARDLGLKEIYLWPMNADQTGTPQQVRKVIDEVRDHEIPVVFCESTVNTDPAKQVARETGASYGGVLYVDSLSDPDGPVPTYLDLLLVTTETVALGLTETAKE; via the coding sequence ATGAAATATGCATGGTCGAAATACGTATTGGGAGCGGCAGTGGTCGCGGGATGCGTCGCCGGCTCGTCGGCGATCGCGGACGAAAAACTCAAGGTCGTCACAACCTTTACCGTTCTGGCGGATATGGCCAAAAACGTTGCTGGAGATGCGGCCATTGTGGAGTCGGTGACAAAGCCGGGGGCCGAGATCCACGGCTATCAACCGACGCCCAAAGACCTGATTCGCGCTCAAGATGCAGATCTGATCTTGTGGAACGGGATGAACCTTGAGCTCTGGTTCGAGCAGTTCCTCAGCAACCTCAAGGACCTTCCGTCTGCGACCTTGTCTGACGGCATTTCTCCGATTTCCATCCACGAAGGTAGTTATGAAGGCAAGCCAAACCCGCATGCGTGGATGTCGCAGGAAAACGCCCTGATCTACGTCGATAACATTCGCGACGCGATGGCGGCACAGGACCCCGATAATGCAGAGATCTACGCAGCGAACGCGGAGGCTTACAAGGCCAGAATTCGCGAGACCATCGAGCCACTGAAGCAGATGATTTCGGAAGTTCCGGAGGACCAGCGTTGGCTCGCAACTTGCGAAGGGGCCTTTTCCTACCTAGCGCGCGACTTGGGGCTCAAGGAAATCTATTTGTGGCCAATGAATGCGGATCAAACCGGAACGCCTCAACAGGTGCGCAAGGTGATCGATGAGGTTCGCGATCATGAGATCCCGGTGGTCTTCTGCGAAAGCACCGTGAACACTGATCCGGCCAAGCAGGTAGCGCGAGAAACCGGCGCGAGCTACGGTGGGGTTCTCTATGTGGACAGCCTTTCGGACCCTGATGGTCCAGTGCCGACTTATCTGGACCTGCTGCTTGTGACCACCGAAACGGTTGCGCTGGGTCTGACTGAAACGGCAAAAGAGTGA
- the ccoS gene encoding cbb3-type cytochrome oxidase assembly protein CcoS has translation MDVLIYLIPIALFLGLLGLAGFLWSLKSGQFEDLEGAKWRILEDDDLDGSAEKKTGEG, from the coding sequence ATGGACGTTCTCATTTACCTCATACCGATCGCTCTGTTCCTCGGTCTGCTCGGTCTGGCGGGCTTTCTGTGGTCGTTGAAAAGCGGTCAATTCGAAGACCTGGAAGGTGCGAAATGGCGCATTCTCGAGGATGATGACCTGGACGGGTCTGCAGAAAAGAAGACCGGCGAGGGCTAG